In Nematostella vectensis chromosome 2, jaNemVect1.1, whole genome shotgun sequence, one genomic interval encodes:
- the LOC125560990 gene encoding uncharacterized protein LOC125560990: MANKGDVSIEYIIKNCKAFKSGGCPYNDPRLKGVAAKCPAFKDSKGNLACPFKARADNTYELRALMSEMKEKCTGKEEYTKFFKLLETINKETAAKLGHCPYHQHGCRVNNIPIFADSITK; the protein is encoded by the exons GGTGACGTTTCAATCGAGTACATCATCAAGAACTGCAAAGCCTTCAAGTCAGGAGGATGCCCTTACAACGACCCAAGGCTCAAAGGCGTCGCTGCCAAGTGTCCCGCATTCAAAGACTCCAAGGGTAACTTAGCCTGCCCCTTCAAGGCCCGAGCAGACAACACTTACGAGCTCCGGGCGCTCATGAGCGAGATGAAGGAGAAGTGCACAGGAAAAGAGGAGTACACCAAGTTCTTTAAG TTGCTGGAAACTATCAACAAGGAAACCGCCGCGAAGCTTGGTCACTGCCCATACCACCAACATGGCTGCCGCGTCAACAACATTCCTATCTTTGCTGACTCCATCACTAAATAA